The Solibacillus daqui genome has a segment encoding these proteins:
- a CDS encoding DUF5325 family protein, with protein sequence MNKAKFVMFIYALAAILSMVSIGFAFSLIFMTGDKYETIGWITVVLGVVLMCAIFGMAFIQKRKFRDKGLL encoded by the coding sequence ATGAATAAAGCAAAATTCGTTATGTTTATTTATGCGCTAGCTGCTATCTTATCGATGGTTAGCATTGGTTTTGCATTTTCACTTATTTTCATGACTGGCGATAAATACGAAACAATCGGTTGGATTACTGTTGTACTTGGTGTTGTTCTGATGTGCGCAATTTTCGGCATGGCGTTCATACAAAAACGCAAATTCCGCGACAAAGGCTTGTTATAA
- the typA gene encoding translational GTPase TypA — protein MTNLRQDIRNIAIIAHVDHGKTTLVDELLKQSGTFRTNERVEERAMDSGDIERERGITILAKNTAVNYNGTRINILDTPGHADFGGEVERILKMVDGVCLVVDAYEGCMPQTRFVLKKALEQKITPIVVVNKIDKPSARPLEVVDEVLELFIELGADDDQLDFPVVYASGVNGTASLDPDPASQEETLTCLFEKIIEAIPAPVDNSDEPLQFQVSLLDYNDFVGRIGIGRVFRGEISVGQQVSLMKLDGTVKNFRVTKIFGFFGLKREEVQTAKAGDLIAVSGMEDINVGETVCPVDHQEALTPLRIDEPTLQMTFLVNNSPFAGREGKWVTSSKIEERLRSQLQTDVSLRVEDTDSPDAWTVSGRGELHLSILIENMRREGFELQVSKPQVIIKNIDGVKSEPIERVQIDIPEENVGSIIESIGMRKGEMLDMINNGSGQVRLIFNVPARGLIGYTTEFMSLTKGFGMMNHTFDHYAPVVPGKVGGRHQGVLVSMENGKATTYGMMGVEDRGTLFVEPGTEVYEGMIVGENTRDNDITVNITKQKQKTNIRSANKDQTNVIKKPRILSLEEALEYLSDDEYLEVTPESIRLRKQILDKGERERVAKKKKNAELEA, from the coding sequence ATGACAAATTTACGTCAAGATATACGTAATATCGCAATTATTGCTCACGTTGACCATGGTAAAACAACGTTAGTAGATGAATTATTAAAACAATCAGGTACTTTCCGTACAAATGAGCGCGTTGAAGAACGTGCAATGGACTCAGGCGACATCGAGCGTGAGCGCGGAATTACGATTTTAGCTAAAAATACAGCAGTAAACTATAATGGTACACGTATCAACATCCTTGATACGCCTGGACACGCAGACTTCGGTGGAGAAGTAGAACGTATCTTAAAAATGGTAGATGGCGTTTGTTTAGTTGTCGATGCGTATGAGGGTTGTATGCCACAAACACGCTTTGTATTAAAAAAGGCGTTAGAACAAAAAATTACGCCAATCGTTGTAGTTAACAAAATTGACAAACCTTCTGCTCGTCCATTAGAAGTTGTAGACGAAGTATTAGAATTATTCATCGAGTTAGGTGCAGATGATGACCAATTAGACTTCCCAGTAGTATATGCTTCAGGTGTAAACGGTACGGCATCATTAGATCCAGACCCAGCATCACAAGAAGAGACATTAACATGCTTATTCGAAAAAATTATCGAAGCTATTCCAGCGCCAGTTGATAATTCAGACGAGCCATTACAATTCCAAGTTTCATTACTTGACTATAATGACTTCGTAGGTCGTATCGGTATCGGTCGTGTATTCCGTGGAGAAATTTCTGTAGGTCAACAAGTTTCATTAATGAAACTTGACGGTACAGTGAAAAACTTCCGTGTAACAAAAATCTTTGGTTTCTTCGGCCTAAAGCGTGAAGAAGTACAAACAGCTAAAGCTGGTGACTTAATTGCCGTTTCAGGTATGGAAGACATCAACGTTGGTGAAACAGTTTGTCCAGTAGATCATCAAGAAGCGTTAACACCATTACGTATCGATGAGCCAACGTTACAAATGACATTCTTAGTAAACAACTCTCCTTTTGCAGGTCGCGAAGGAAAATGGGTAACTTCTTCTAAAATTGAAGAACGCCTACGTTCACAATTACAAACAGATGTATCTTTACGTGTTGAAGATACAGACTCTCCAGATGCTTGGACAGTTTCAGGTCGTGGTGAGCTTCATTTATCGATCTTAATCGAAAACATGCGTCGTGAAGGTTTTGAGCTACAAGTATCAAAGCCACAAGTAATTATTAAAAACATCGATGGTGTGAAATCAGAGCCAATCGAGCGCGTACAAATCGACATTCCTGAAGAAAATGTTGGTTCAATTATTGAATCTATCGGTATGCGTAAAGGTGAAATGTTAGACATGATTAACAACGGCTCAGGACAAGTTCGTTTAATTTTCAACGTACCAGCACGTGGTTTAATCGGTTACACAACAGAATTCATGTCATTAACTAAAGGTTTTGGTATGATGAACCATACATTCGATCACTACGCACCAGTAGTTCCTGGTAAAGTAGGCGGACGTCACCAAGGTGTATTAGTATCAATGGAAAACGGTAAAGCAACAACTTACGGTATGATGGGTGTTGAAGACCGTGGTACATTATTCGTGGAGCCAGGTACGGAAGTTTATGAAGGGATGATCGTTGGTGAAAATACACGTGACAATGACATCACTGTAAACATTACAAAACAAAAACAAAAAACAAATATTCGTTCAGCAAACAAAGACCAAACGAATGTTATTAAAAAACCTCGTATTCTTTCACTTGAAGAAGCATTAGAATATTTAAGTGATGACGAGTATTTAGAAGTAACACCAGAATCAATCCGTTTACGTAAACAAATTCTTGATAAAGGTGAACGTGAGCGCGTAGCGAAAAAGAAAAAGAACGCTGAATTAGAAGCATAA
- a CDS encoding YlaH-like family protein, with protein sequence MMLNMMAVLSSYLNLVLLATVSTIENDYAFNRMSGITRYLYGNLPSFEIAGYVTFVLVFLLSALVYKLGFAKKLSIGRNIIIYTFLFVGCIVLTFLALYLPMIEGLIISALILIVYKSRLWREKRGEAKQA encoded by the coding sequence ATGATGTTGAATATGATGGCTGTGTTATCTAGCTATTTAAATTTAGTATTACTAGCAACTGTATCTACAATTGAAAATGATTATGCATTTAATCGTATGTCAGGAATTACAAGATATTTATACGGAAATTTACCAAGCTTCGAAATAGCAGGCTATGTAACATTCGTTCTCGTATTCCTTTTATCGGCTCTTGTCTACAAACTAGGTTTTGCAAAAAAATTATCCATCGGCAGAAATATAATAATTTATACATTTCTATTTGTAGGATGTATTGTTCTAACGTTTTTAGCATTATATTTACCGATGATCGAAGGGTTAATTATTTCGGCTTTAATTTTAATCGTTTATAAATCACGCTTATGGCGCGAAAAACGTGGAGAAGCAAAGCAAGCATAA
- a CDS encoding fucose permease — MKFTKKQVIISVFLALVIISCIIFVPAVLSAKNEDNAAAELSEIYNDQFVVTKSTAGAFTKKFEVTVQSEKTKIVYDFDVNDGEYIGEYYAENVNTKVNELLQPIVGEENLVMSNVFQNGLQQDITLDEANVENATVHILVEEDISEETAQQIANTLKAQFGEIPVLIEAYVVDEEPIFEGVKTEVGQFFQLSKINAESFIDFKFHKQTFNY; from the coding sequence ATGAAATTTACAAAAAAACAAGTAATCATTAGTGTTTTTTTAGCGCTAGTCATTATTTCATGTATTATTTTCGTGCCTGCTGTATTATCGGCGAAAAATGAAGATAATGCTGCAGCAGAATTAAGTGAAATTTACAACGATCAATTTGTTGTAACAAAATCAACAGCGGGTGCGTTTACTAAAAAATTTGAAGTAACGGTACAATCAGAAAAAACAAAAATAGTTTATGATTTTGATGTAAATGACGGCGAATATATTGGTGAATATTATGCTGAAAACGTTAATACAAAAGTAAATGAACTGTTACAGCCAATTGTTGGAGAAGAAAACCTAGTGATGTCAAATGTATTTCAAAACGGTTTACAACAAGATATTACATTAGATGAAGCAAACGTAGAAAATGCAACAGTGCATATTTTGGTAGAAGAAGATATTTCAGAAGAAACAGCACAGCAAATCGCCAATACCTTAAAAGCACAATTTGGTGAAATTCCTGTATTAATCGAAGCGTATGTGGTTGACGAAGAGCCTATATTCGAAGGGGTAAAAACCGAAGTAGGGCAGTTCTTCCAACTTAGCAAAATCAATGCAGAAAGTTTCATTGATTTTAAATTCCATAAGCAGACGTTTAATTATTAA
- a CDS encoding YlaI family protein, with protein MRVKCVICDTIHELPNDLPLAKKLRNRPIHTFMCDECNVRVTNNTHKRIETGKFQFFRTSSKFDEEF; from the coding sequence ATGCGTGTAAAATGTGTCATTTGCGATACAATACATGAATTACCTAATGATTTACCTTTAGCAAAAAAACTACGAAATCGTCCGATTCATACGTTTATGTGTGACGAATGCAACGTCCGCGTTACTAATAACACACACAAACGAATTGAAACAGGAAAATTCCAATTCTTTAGAACATCATCCAAATTTGATGAAGAATTTTAA
- a CDS encoding peptidyl-prolyl cis-trans isomerase: protein MVETIIPVKGAVKFQLTLDPTVWIFDDRKLDLNTYFVTEKAEEDNEKYLRDMGAHWSREIMEGAVFPPTLKTERKFDRKGMLTGTFGMEIKPFFNNAEIQTDAKEVVFECVNNEEHTFSIEEAQNFIFKFSQDGKPLLEDGPVHVLFADGSNVDNPIKFVRAIRIQ, encoded by the coding sequence ATGGTCGAAACAATCATTCCAGTTAAAGGTGCAGTCAAATTTCAATTGACACTTGATCCAACTGTATGGATTTTCGATGATCGTAAGCTTGATCTGAATACTTATTTCGTAACAGAAAAAGCTGAAGAAGATAACGAAAAATACTTACGCGATATGGGTGCACACTGGTCACGTGAAATTATGGAAGGTGCGGTATTTCCACCAACATTAAAAACGGAACGAAAATTTGACCGTAAAGGTATGTTGACTGGTACATTCGGTATGGAAATTAAACCATTCTTTAACAATGCTGAAATCCAAACAGATGCAAAAGAAGTTGTTTTCGAATGTGTAAACAATGAAGAGCATACGTTTTCAATCGAAGAAGCACAAAACTTTATTTTCAAATTTAGCCAAGATGGCAAACCTTTACTAGAAGATGGTCCTGTGCATGTTTTATTTGCGGACGGTTCAAATGTAGATAATCCAATTAAATTTGTTCGCGCGATACGTATTCAATAG
- a CDS encoding YlaN family protein, whose translation MDTKAQASFQERALEQLTVDAAKIAQLIHVQMDNLTMPSCPLYEEVLDTQMFGLSREIEFATKLGLIEREQGKQILDSLEKKLSLLHDAYTDK comes from the coding sequence ATGGATACGAAAGCACAAGCTTCCTTTCAGGAAAGAGCATTAGAGCAACTAACTGTAGATGCAGCAAAAATCGCTCAATTAATTCACGTTCAAATGGATAATTTGACAATGCCATCTTGTCCATTATATGAAGAAGTATTAGATACACAAATGTTTGGATTGTCGCGTGAAATCGAGTTTGCAACGAAGCTCGGTTTAATTGAACGTGAACAAGGAAAGCAAATTCTAGACTCTTTAGAAAAAAAGCTTTCTTTATTACATGATGCGTATACAGACAAATAA
- a CDS encoding FtsW/RodA/SpoVE family cell cycle protein, translated as MKQYFKNYFRNFDYGLLFVYISLMLFGLVMIYSASIWVSIVHFEEDPDHYYKRQLLNICMAFCLFLVAVVFPYKRFADKKILGILFAIMFFLEVALILVGKEVNGARSWIDIGIMNFQPSEFAKLFIIIYFAGTFYRKSIHKGSMQLLSFEDITPPLGIWLFIVLVVGFETDLGALGIIVCIALSVVMASGVKGKTLRKIFSLLFALGAIGAIGILIFKWDTVFNSSRRGRITSYLDPFSDPLDTGYHVINGYYAIGAGGLEGRGLGQSIQKLGYVPEPQTDFIMAIIAEELGVVGVSIVIFGLGFIVMRGLYVAMKTKDPLARMLAAGISTWIGIQTFINLGGLSGLIPLTGVTLPFISYGGTSILLLSVAMGILINVSTHYKLEKRK; from the coding sequence ATGAAGCAGTATTTTAAAAATTATTTCCGTAATTTTGATTATGGGCTACTATTTGTATATATTTCACTCATGCTCTTTGGGCTTGTAATGATTTATAGTGCAAGTATTTGGGTATCTATAGTCCATTTCGAGGAAGATCCAGATCATTATTACAAGCGCCAATTATTAAATATTTGTATGGCGTTTTGTTTGTTTTTAGTTGCGGTCGTATTTCCTTATAAAAGATTTGCAGATAAAAAGATATTAGGGATATTATTTGCAATTATGTTTTTCCTTGAAGTGGCTTTAATATTAGTAGGTAAAGAAGTAAATGGTGCGAGAAGTTGGATTGATATTGGCATCATGAATTTCCAGCCTTCAGAATTTGCTAAACTCTTTATTATTATCTATTTTGCGGGTACCTTTTATCGTAAAAGTATTCATAAAGGTTCGATGCAGCTCTTATCATTTGAAGATATTACCCCTCCATTAGGAATATGGTTATTTATCGTGCTTGTTGTAGGATTTGAAACCGATTTAGGGGCACTTGGCATAATTGTTTGTATTGCTTTGTCGGTTGTTATGGCAAGTGGAGTTAAGGGAAAAACACTGAGAAAAATTTTCAGTTTATTATTTGCACTAGGAGCTATTGGTGCTATTGGTATTTTAATTTTTAAATGGGACACCGTGTTTAACTCAAGTCGTCGTGGTCGTATTACGTCATATTTAGATCCATTTAGTGATCCACTCGACACAGGTTATCATGTAATAAATGGTTATTATGCAATCGGAGCAGGGGGTCTTGAAGGTCGTGGGTTAGGGCAATCGATTCAGAAGCTCGGCTACGTACCAGAGCCACAAACCGATTTTATTATGGCGATCATTGCAGAGGAACTTGGGGTTGTTGGTGTTTCCATTGTTATTTTTGGTTTAGGTTTTATTGTAATGCGCGGTTTATACGTTGCAATGAAAACAAAAGACCCGTTAGCACGTATGCTCGCAGCGGGCATTTCAACTTGGATTGGTATACAAACCTTTATTAACTTAGGTGGTTTATCGGGACTTATCCCGTTAACCGGAGTAACGCTTCCTTTTATTAGTTATGGCGGTACTTCTATATTATTGCTATCTGTAGCAATGGGGATTTTAATCAATGTTTCTACACATTACAAACTAGAAAAAAGAAAGTAA
- the pyc gene encoding pyruvate carboxylase produces the protein MRAIKKILVANRGEIAIRILRACNELHINTVAIYSREDSGSYHRYKADEAYIIGAGKKPIDAYLDIEGIIKIAKEANVDAIHPGYGFLAENVHFARRCEEEGIQFIGPTSRHLDMFGDKVKAREQAIAAGIPVIPGTDGPVASLEEVQSFGATHSYPIMIKAALGGGGRGMRLVHSAEDVQEAYDRAKSEAKAAFGSDEVYVEKAIIKPKHIEVQIIGDTHDNIVHLYERDCSIQRRHQKVVEIAPSNSISDDLRNRICDAAVKLMKNVGYINAGTVEFLVAGDDFYFIEVNPRIQVEHTITEMITGIDIVHAQIKVAQGANIHSEEVGIPAQDKIPLFGYAIQSRVTTEDPANDFMPDTGKLMVYRSSGGFGVRLDAGNGFQGAVVTPYYDSLLVKISTWGMTFAEAAAKMDRNLREFRIRGVKTNIPFLGNVVLHEKFLTGAFDTSFIDSTPELFEFPERKDRGTKLLNYIGNVTLNGFPGVEKRTKPIFVQPDKPKIDLLTAPLSGTKQILDLQGADGLVKWVKEQKDVLLTDTTFRDAHQSLLATRVRSQDMFQIADETARLMHNYFSLEMWGGATFDVAYRFLKEDPWARLEKLREQVPNVLFQMLLRGANAVGYTNYPDNLIREFIQQSATSGVDVFRIFDSLNWIKGMEVAIDEVRNTGKIAEAAICYTGDILDDSRAKYTVQYYKDMARELEATGAHILAIKDMAGLLKPQAAYRLISELKDATNLPIHLHTHDTSGNGIYLYAKAIEAGVDIIDTALGSMAGLTSQPSANSLHYAMKGSERNVRADIESLEKLSYYWEDVRKYYVDFESGMNAPHSEIYVHEMPGGQYSNLQQQAKAVGLGDRWDEVKTMYSRVNMMFGDIVKVTPSSKVVGDMALFMVQNDLTEDNVIERGQAIDFPESVIEFFQGYLGQPHGGFPKELQAVVLKEREAITVRPGELLAPVDFEKLSVQLEEKMGRTPTKKDVLAYALYPKVFEQYVQASDQFGDISVLDTPTFLYGLKLGEEIEVEIEKGKTLIIKLVSIGEPQHDGTRVIYFEMNGQSRELVIQDLTVEVDGSIALKADPSNPNQIGATMPGTVLKVVVNKGSSVKRGDHLLITESMKMETTVQAPKDGIVKEVYAIAGDAISTGDLLIELQ, from the coding sequence ATGAGAGCAATTAAAAAGATATTAGTAGCAAACCGAGGGGAAATTGCCATTCGTATTTTACGAGCATGTAACGAATTGCACATTAATACAGTAGCAATTTATTCTCGTGAGGATAGCGGTTCGTATCACCGTTATAAAGCAGATGAGGCGTACATTATTGGGGCTGGTAAAAAGCCGATTGATGCATATTTAGATATCGAGGGTATCATTAAAATTGCGAAAGAGGCAAATGTTGATGCGATACATCCAGGTTACGGATTTTTAGCAGAAAACGTACATTTTGCACGTCGTTGTGAAGAAGAAGGCATTCAATTTATCGGACCGACTTCACGTCATTTAGATATGTTTGGAGATAAAGTAAAAGCTCGTGAACAAGCGATTGCAGCGGGAATTCCTGTGATTCCAGGTACAGATGGTCCAGTAGCAAGCTTAGAAGAAGTGCAATCTTTTGGTGCCACACATAGCTATCCAATTATGATTAAAGCGGCACTAGGTGGTGGTGGTCGAGGCATGCGTCTTGTCCATTCAGCTGAGGATGTTCAAGAGGCTTATGACCGTGCAAAGTCTGAAGCAAAAGCGGCATTTGGCTCGGATGAAGTGTATGTAGAAAAGGCAATTATTAAGCCAAAACATATCGAAGTCCAAATTATTGGCGATACGCATGACAATATTGTTCATTTATATGAGCGTGATTGCTCGATTCAACGCCGTCATCAAAAAGTAGTTGAAATCGCTCCGTCTAATTCAATTTCAGATGATTTACGAAATCGTATTTGTGATGCAGCCGTTAAGTTAATGAAAAATGTAGGTTATATTAATGCTGGTACGGTAGAATTTTTAGTAGCAGGCGATGATTTTTATTTCATTGAGGTAAATCCGCGCATTCAAGTTGAGCACACAATTACAGAAATGATTACAGGAATCGATATTGTTCATGCACAAATTAAAGTAGCACAAGGGGCAAATATCCATTCTGAAGAAGTGGGTATTCCAGCACAAGATAAAATTCCGTTATTTGGTTATGCAATTCAATCACGTGTTACAACAGAAGATCCTGCAAATGATTTCATGCCAGACACAGGCAAATTAATGGTGTATCGTTCAAGCGGGGGCTTTGGTGTACGCTTAGATGCAGGAAATGGTTTCCAAGGGGCAGTAGTAACTCCGTATTATGACTCGTTACTCGTGAAAATTTCAACGTGGGGCATGACATTTGCTGAAGCCGCTGCAAAAATGGATCGTAATTTACGTGAGTTTCGTATTCGCGGTGTGAAAACGAATATTCCGTTTTTAGGTAATGTTGTGCTGCACGAAAAGTTTTTAACAGGTGCATTTGATACGAGCTTTATTGATTCGACACCTGAATTGTTTGAGTTCCCAGAACGAAAAGACCGTGGAACAAAGCTATTAAATTATATTGGGAATGTCACATTAAACGGCTTCCCAGGAGTAGAAAAACGTACAAAGCCAATTTTTGTACAGCCAGATAAGCCGAAAATCGATTTGTTAACAGCTCCACTAAGTGGAACAAAACAAATTTTAGATTTGCAAGGTGCAGATGGATTAGTCAAGTGGGTAAAAGAGCAGAAGGATGTACTTTTAACGGATACAACATTCCGTGATGCACATCAATCACTGCTTGCTACGCGTGTTCGTTCGCAGGATATGTTCCAAATTGCAGATGAAACAGCGCGTCTAATGCATAACTATTTCTCGCTAGAAATGTGGGGCGGTGCGACATTTGACGTAGCGTATCGCTTTTTGAAAGAAGATCCATGGGCTCGACTTGAAAAATTACGCGAGCAAGTACCGAATGTGTTATTCCAAATGCTGTTACGTGGTGCAAATGCAGTAGGCTACACAAATTACCCAGATAATTTAATCCGTGAATTTATCCAGCAATCGGCTACATCAGGCGTTGATGTATTCCGTATTTTCGACTCGTTAAACTGGATTAAGGGAATGGAAGTAGCAATTGACGAAGTGCGCAATACCGGTAAAATTGCTGAAGCAGCGATTTGTTACACAGGTGATATTTTAGATGACAGCCGTGCAAAATATACCGTGCAATATTATAAAGATATGGCTCGTGAATTAGAGGCTACAGGGGCGCATATTTTAGCGATAAAAGATATGGCTGGCTTATTAAAACCACAAGCAGCATATCGCTTAATTTCCGAGCTAAAAGACGCGACAAACTTACCGATTCATTTGCATACACATGATACGAGCGGCAATGGGATTTATTTATATGCAAAAGCAATTGAAGCTGGCGTAGATATTATTGATACAGCATTAGGTTCAATGGCTGGCTTAACATCACAGCCAAGTGCGAATTCATTGCATTATGCAATGAAAGGCTCCGAACGCAATGTACGTGCAGACATCGAAAGCTTAGAAAAATTATCGTACTATTGGGAAGATGTGCGTAAATATTATGTGGACTTTGAAAGCGGGATGAATGCACCACATTCAGAAATATATGTGCATGAAATGCCAGGTGGTCAGTACAGTAACTTACAGCAGCAAGCAAAAGCAGTAGGATTAGGAGACCGTTGGGATGAAGTGAAAACAATGTATTCACGTGTCAACATGATGTTTGGAGATATCGTAAAAGTAACACCTTCATCAAAAGTTGTAGGAGATATGGCATTGTTCATGGTACAAAATGATTTAACAGAAGACAATGTTATTGAACGTGGGCAAGCAATCGACTTCCCAGAGTCAGTTATTGAGTTTTTCCAAGGTTATTTAGGGCAACCACATGGCGGCTTCCCAAAAGAGCTTCAAGCGGTTGTATTAAAAGAACGTGAAGCAATCACAGTACGTCCAGGAGAGTTATTAGCACCGGTTGATTTTGAAAAGTTATCGGTACAGTTAGAAGAAAAGATGGGCCGTACACCTACGAAAAAAGATGTTCTAGCGTATGCATTATATCCAAAAGTATTTGAACAATATGTACAAGCGTCTGACCAGTTCGGTGATATTTCGGTACTTGATACACCAACGTTTTTATATGGCTTAAAGTTGGGTGAAGAAATAGAAGTGGAAATCGAAAAAGGAAAAACACTGATTATTAAGCTAGTGTCAATTGGTGAACCGCAGCATGATGGTACACGTGTTATTTACTTTGAGATGAACGGTCAATCTCGCGAGCTCGTTATTCAAGATTTAACGGTTGAAGTAGATGGCAGTATCGCATTAAAGGCAGATCCATCAAACCCAAATCAAATTGGTGCAACAATGCCAGGGACAGTGCTAAAAGTTGTAGTAAACAAGGGAAGTAGCGTTAAGCGCGGCGACCATTTATTAATAACAGAATCGATGAAAATGGAAACAACTGTCCAGGCACCAAAAGACGGTATTGTCAAAGAAGTTTATGCGATAGCAGGCGATGCTATTTCAACAGGCGATTTATTAATAGAATTACAATAA
- a CDS encoding COX15/CtaA family protein — translation MQQKYSKFLKWFGVLSTLGMLLILQGGALVTKTDSGLGCGRNWPDCNGSLIPKEITTEVLIEFSHRVVTGSVSIFILILVVWTWRSLGHIREVKFLGFLAIFFLILQALIGAAQVLWGQGDFILALHFGISLISFAAVLLLTFIVFETDSKFDTERIFMSKKLKIHTICVTLYSYIVVYTGALVRHTDSSLVCPDWPFCRNEEPFAIPYNMYEWVQMGHRFAVLLFVIWILYITVYVVRNYKNQRVIYWGWVIAMSLVVGQVLAGMLVVLFKLHLLVSLLHSLLITLLFGLLCYFILLVSRAK, via the coding sequence ATGCAACAAAAATACAGTAAATTTTTAAAATGGTTTGGTGTTTTATCAACGCTTGGCATGTTGCTCATTCTGCAAGGTGGGGCGCTCGTTACAAAAACTGATAGTGGTTTAGGCTGCGGCCGAAACTGGCCAGATTGTAACGGCTCATTAATTCCTAAAGAAATTACAACGGAAGTTTTAATAGAATTTTCGCATCGGGTAGTTACAGGTTCAGTTTCCATTTTCATCCTTATTTTAGTCGTTTGGACTTGGCGCTCACTTGGACATATTCGAGAAGTAAAATTTTTGGGATTTTTAGCAATATTCTTCTTAATTCTTCAAGCGTTAATCGGGGCTGCACAAGTGCTTTGGGGACAAGGAGATTTCATTTTAGCATTACATTTTGGTATTTCGTTAATTTCATTCGCAGCTGTTCTGTTACTAACGTTTATCGTCTTTGAGACAGATTCCAAATTCGATACCGAACGGATTTTCATGAGTAAAAAATTAAAAATACATACTATCTGTGTTACTTTATATTCTTATATCGTTGTTTACACTGGCGCACTTGTTCGTCATACAGATTCAAGTTTAGTTTGTCCAGATTGGCCATTCTGCCGTAACGAGGAACCATTTGCAATTCCATATAATATGTATGAATGGGTTCAAATGGGGCATCGATTTGCCGTATTACTATTCGTCATTTGGATATTATATATTACAGTTTATGTCGTTCGAAATTATAAAAATCAACGTGTTATTTACTGGGGATGGGTTATTGCAATGTCACTTGTCGTTGGGCAAGTATTAGCGGGGATGCTCGTTGTATTATTCAAGCTACATTTACTCGTTTCATTATTGCACTCATTATTAATTACATTATTATTCGGTTTATTATGTTACTTTATATTGCTTGTTTCACGTGCTAAATAA
- the coxB gene encoding cytochrome c oxidase subunit II yields the protein MMKGLKKWRLFSLLTVMTVFLSACGEDYLSTLRPAGAVGKEQLNILLLSIVIMALVVVVVSTIYLVAFFKFRRAKLGENHMPKQVEGSHTLEVIWTVIPIILLLILAVPTLNSTYKFADVAAMDEVDEAGNKTALTVNVTAKLYWWEFEYPDLGIITAQELVVPTGEKVYFNLIASDVKHSFWIPSVGGKMDTNVDGINKFYLQFDKESVGLNDGEGVFYGKCAELCGPSHALMDFKVKALEPAAFDAWVAAMKATEGQTASADSADVGEAAFANSCIGCHAVSAVAGSGVGPNLTTFGDRNRLAGFMEHSVEETTNWIMDPEKYKPGNTMTGKYNVSPEEAKAISEYLMKLTVEK from the coding sequence ATGATGAAAGGGCTTAAAAAATGGCGTTTATTTTCGCTATTAACAGTAATGACCGTTTTCCTTTCAGCATGTGGTGAAGATTATCTTTCGACACTTCGCCCAGCAGGTGCGGTAGGTAAAGAGCAATTAAACATTTTATTATTATCTATTGTAATTATGGCATTAGTCGTAGTTGTAGTATCTACAATCTATTTAGTTGCATTCTTTAAATTCCGTCGAGCTAAATTAGGCGAAAATCATATGCCTAAGCAAGTAGAAGGAAGCCACACATTAGAAGTAATCTGGACAGTTATTCCGATTATTTTACTACTAATCTTAGCTGTACCAACATTAAACTCTACTTATAAATTTGCAGATGTTGCTGCAATGGATGAAGTAGATGAAGCTGGCAACAAAACGGCTCTTACAGTAAATGTAACGGCAAAATTATATTGGTGGGAGTTTGAGTATCCAGATTTAGGTATTATTACTGCGCAAGAGTTAGTAGTTCCGACTGGTGAAAAAGTATACTTCAACCTAATCGCTTCAGACGTTAAACATTCATTCTGGATCCCATCAGTGGGCGGTAAGATGGATACTAACGTTGATGGAATTAACAAATTCTATTTACAATTCGACAAAGAGTCAGTTGGATTAAATGATGGAGAAGGCGTATTCTACGGGAAATGTGCAGAGTTATGTGGTCCTTCTCACGCATTAATGGACTTCAAAGTTAAAGCGCTTGAGCCAGCAGCATTCGATGCTTGGGTTGCAGCAATGAAAGCAACAGAAGGTCAAACTGCTAGCGCGGATTCAGCAGATGTTGGTGAAGCAGCATTTGCTAACTCTTGTATAGGATGTCACGCTGTATCAGCAGTAGCTGGTAGTGGTGTAGGTCCAAACTTAACAACATTCGGTGACCGTAACCGCTTAGCTGGTTTTATGGAGCATAGTGTTGAAGAAACAACAAATTGGATTATGGATCCAGAGAAGTACAAACCAGGCAACACAATGACTGGTAAATATAATGTTTCTCCAGAAGAAGCAAAAGCAATTTCTGAATACTTAATGAAATTAACTGTTGAGAAATAA